A genomic region of Deinococcus sp. KSM4-11 contains the following coding sequences:
- a CDS encoding HD-GYP domain-containing protein, producing MAGENDSGHTGQPGDRVTRPSIAVGGGSWFVRLRLGVDGDLELHPDTEAAAAHAAHTRLNGVPLDTVLGARWGIPHLLSTSTRLRPDATLVDTAILHRGAPADSWLCLSWERAKPVSPTEPCAATPDAITAEVLDWMTLSPEDALSAAGPSLQAGGVLGVEVTDGISLHQLLLGDAPPVLEPHALLLGTPDDPVGRMTLAIPPEEARPAVHMAAWMLTQVAQRARLRHEVRRRDQSAQRVVDLQRAVLSVVSGDAPPEAAIYAATRLLHAQAGTLITSNSGNRAAPEIYGGWITELLRQQVLARLAEDGDPRPSYAVMPADQAPVLIVPLPAQGTRRGAWVFQLSRRPWFLRPTVLDALLEAARHPVHLHGWATPPALEPAATSRSEPRSVLSLLQQLGDLEAPSAVAGQGLRYLAPSGHGAWGAYLAVKGGQEPNGSSGIVTLSSVLRIGSDLDHPRPSVLQSVVAAFWHTVGRAEGLSLSAPHPLLPAPLQRLSLAPVRTAGGERVSGVLVVGNGPEDARADAQLPTLLAVLAQQVGQAAERQLSLRQLSRAREQTFRILGRLLEYRSFETKGHTDRVTSLALKLGLQLDLTSAQLTILRWGAYLHDIGKIAIPDAVLHKDGPLSTSERGQMHEHVLIGEALLREQALVPEGVLEIVRSHHERWDGSGHPDGLRGDGIPLLARVFSVVDVYDALTSTRTYKPSWTQEQSLVELANLAGQALDPKLTRVFIEMVRRGDLSGDDGMDVLAGLSAD from the coding sequence CATCGCGGTGGGCGGCGGGTCCTGGTTCGTGCGCCTGCGCCTGGGAGTGGACGGAGACCTCGAGTTGCACCCGGACACCGAGGCGGCGGCCGCCCACGCGGCCCATACCCGGCTGAACGGCGTGCCGCTCGATACGGTGCTCGGGGCCCGCTGGGGCATCCCGCACCTGCTGTCCACCTCCACCCGGTTGCGGCCCGACGCTACCCTGGTCGATACGGCGATCCTGCACCGCGGCGCCCCAGCCGACTCCTGGCTCTGCCTGAGCTGGGAACGGGCCAAGCCTGTGTCTCCGACGGAGCCATGCGCAGCCACGCCGGACGCCATCACGGCGGAGGTTCTGGACTGGATGACCCTCAGCCCCGAGGACGCCCTGAGTGCCGCCGGTCCCTCCCTTCAGGCGGGCGGGGTGCTGGGTGTGGAGGTCACCGACGGCATCAGCCTTCACCAGTTGCTCCTGGGAGATGCGCCGCCGGTTCTCGAACCGCACGCGCTCCTGCTGGGCACGCCGGACGATCCCGTGGGCCGGATGACCCTCGCCATTCCCCCGGAAGAGGCCCGGCCCGCCGTCCACATGGCCGCCTGGATGCTCACCCAGGTGGCGCAGCGTGCCCGACTGAGACATGAGGTGCGCCGCCGGGACCAGTCGGCGCAGCGCGTCGTGGATCTGCAGCGCGCCGTCCTGTCCGTCGTGAGCGGGGACGCCCCGCCGGAAGCGGCGATCTACGCCGCCACCCGGCTCCTGCACGCGCAGGCCGGCACGCTGATCACGTCGAATTCCGGCAACCGCGCCGCACCTGAGATCTACGGCGGCTGGATCACGGAACTCCTCCGGCAGCAGGTGCTTGCGCGTCTGGCCGAGGACGGCGATCCCCGGCCCAGCTACGCGGTTATGCCAGCCGATCAGGCCCCGGTGCTGATCGTGCCATTGCCCGCCCAGGGCACGCGCCGTGGCGCCTGGGTCTTTCAGCTCAGCCGCCGCCCCTGGTTCCTGCGCCCCACCGTGCTGGACGCCCTGCTGGAGGCCGCCCGCCATCCCGTGCACCTGCACGGCTGGGCGACGCCCCCCGCTCTGGAGCCGGCGGCGACCTCGCGATCAGAGCCGCGCAGCGTGCTGTCCCTGTTGCAGCAGCTCGGCGACCTCGAGGCACCATCGGCGGTGGCTGGGCAGGGATTAAGGTACCTCGCGCCCTCCGGCCACGGCGCGTGGGGGGCCTACCTGGCCGTCAAGGGCGGCCAGGAGCCCAACGGTTCCAGTGGGATCGTTACGCTGAGCAGCGTGCTGCGCATTGGCTCCGACCTCGACCATCCCAGGCCCAGCGTGCTGCAGTCGGTCGTCGCGGCCTTCTGGCATACCGTGGGCCGGGCCGAGGGGCTCAGTCTCAGCGCGCCGCATCCGCTGTTGCCCGCCCCCCTGCAACGCCTGTCGCTCGCGCCGGTGCGTACGGCCGGCGGCGAACGCGTGTCCGGCGTGCTCGTCGTCGGCAACGGCCCCGAGGACGCTCGCGCCGACGCGCAACTGCCCACGCTGCTGGCCGTGCTTGCCCAGCAGGTCGGTCAGGCGGCCGAACGACAGCTGTCGCTCCGGCAGCTGTCCCGGGCGCGCGAACAGACCTTCCGAATTCTGGGCCGCCTTCTGGAATACCGCAGTTTCGAGACCAAGGGCCATACGGATCGCGTGACCAGCCTCGCCCTCAAGCTCGGCCTGCAACTCGACCTGACCTCCGCGCAGCTCACGATTCTGCGCTGGGGAGCGTACCTGCACGACATTGGCAAGATCGCCATTCCGGACGCCGTGCTGCACAAGGACGGCCCGCTGAGCACCAGCGAACGCGGCCAGATGCACGAGCACGTGCTTATCGGCGAGGCCCTGCTGCGCGAACAGGCCCTGGTTCCCGAGGGCGTGCTGGAGATCGTCCGCTCGCACCATGAACGCTGGGACGGAAGCGGCCACCCGGATGGTCTGCGCGGCGACGGCATCCCCCTGCTGGCCCGGGTGTTCTCCGTGGTGGACGTGTACGACGCCCTGACGAGCACGCGGACGTACAAGCCCTCATGGACGCAGGAGCAGAGCCTGGTGGAACTGGCGAACCTGGCGGGTCAGGCGCTCGACCCGAAACTCACGCGGGTGTTCATCGAGATGGTGCGGCGCGGTGACCTCAGCGGCGATGACGGCATGGATGTCCTGGCCGGACTGTCTGCCGACTGA
- the proC gene encoding pyrroline-5-carboxylate reductase yields MKLAIVGVGKLGLALLEGVTARGVIPASEIGLLDANTTRAGEIAGHTGARVITRAQLGGAERILVALQPRVFPEVCEWLALENVGYISTMAGVSVATLVRRLGTQRVVRVMPNLAATIGRSQTAITGPREAQEAGDLAFALTVFGAVGDAYDLPEHLFNAFTGMSASGPAYAAVVAEALADGGVRMGLPRPLANELAAKLLVSTGELLQRRAHPAMLKDEVASPGGTTIAGLEALEAAGVRGGLIQAVVAATRRGTELGHDQE; encoded by the coding sequence ATGAAGCTCGCGATCGTCGGTGTCGGGAAACTCGGACTGGCCCTGCTGGAGGGCGTCACCGCACGCGGCGTGATTCCGGCCAGCGAGATCGGCCTGCTGGACGCCAACACCACCCGCGCCGGGGAGATCGCCGGACACACCGGGGCCAGGGTGATCACGCGCGCCCAACTGGGCGGGGCCGAGCGCATCCTGGTCGCGCTGCAACCCAGGGTGTTCCCCGAGGTCTGCGAGTGGCTCGCCCTGGAGAATGTCGGGTACATCAGCACCATGGCGGGCGTCAGCGTGGCGACCCTGGTGCGGCGGCTCGGCACGCAGCGGGTCGTGCGGGTCATGCCGAACCTCGCCGCCACGATCGGGCGCAGCCAGACGGCCATCACCGGCCCGCGCGAGGCCCAGGAGGCGGGCGATCTCGCCTTCGCACTGACCGTGTTCGGCGCGGTCGGGGACGCCTATGACCTCCCGGAGCACCTCTTCAACGCGTTCACGGGGATGAGCGCCAGCGGTCCCGCGTACGCCGCCGTGGTGGCCGAGGCCCTGGCAGACGGCGGGGTGCGCATGGGCCTGCCGCGCCCGCTGGCCAACGAACTCGCCGCGAAACTGCTGGTATCCACCGGTGAACTGCTCCAGCGCCGCGCGCACCCCGCCATGCTCAAGGACGAGGTTGCCAGCCCCGGCGGGACAACCATCGCCGGTCTGGAAGCGCTGGAGGCGGCGGGCGTGCGCGGCGGCCTGATCCAAGCGGTCGTGGCGGCCACCCGGCGCGGCACGGAACTCGGCCACGATCAGGAATAG
- a CDS encoding glycosyltransferase family 2 protein — translation MPGSPDARIAVVIPAFNEEGTVGEVVRVAREFTPDVIVASDGSSDRTAEVARTAGATVVELMENGGKGRALGAALDATDAPFIVMLDADLTGLTTGHLDALVRPVVDGSLDMSIGVFEGGGFVTDWGNKLTPHLSGQRVARRDWLLGVPHLTDERWPEPAITAHLKGTGARWDYIELPNVAQVVKEKKRGFWKGAGARTRMYAQLLTYRARRK, via the coding sequence ATGCCCGGCAGCCCCGACGCGAGGATTGCGGTCGTGATTCCGGCCTTCAATGAGGAAGGCACGGTCGGTGAGGTCGTGCGGGTCGCGCGGGAATTTACGCCGGACGTGATCGTGGCCTCCGACGGCAGCTCAGACCGCACGGCGGAGGTGGCCCGCACGGCCGGGGCCACAGTCGTGGAACTCATGGAGAACGGTGGGAAGGGCCGGGCGCTGGGTGCCGCGCTGGACGCGACAGACGCGCCGTTCATCGTGATGCTCGACGCCGACCTCACGGGCCTGACCACTGGGCATCTGGACGCGCTGGTGCGGCCCGTGGTCGACGGGAGCCTGGATATGAGCATCGGCGTGTTTGAGGGCGGCGGCTTCGTGACGGACTGGGGGAACAAACTGACGCCCCACCTGAGCGGGCAGCGGGTCGCGCGGCGGGACTGGCTGCTGGGCGTTCCCCACCTGACGGATGAACGCTGGCCGGAACCGGCGATCACCGCCCACCTCAAAGGCACGGGGGCGCGCTGGGACTACATCGAGCTGCCGAACGTGGCCCAGGTGGTGAAGGAAAAGAAGCGCGGCTTCTGGAAGGGGGCCGGAGCCCGCACCCGGATGTACGCGCAGCTCCTCACCTACCGCGCCAGACGCAAGTAG
- a CDS encoding arginine--tRNA ligase, with protein sequence MDLKAQLKQAVDDAAAQLGMPVDAAIQETPASKPGDYGTPAAFQMAKSGGGNPAQIAAQLAQTVVLPAGFKRAQAAGPFLNFFLDGGVFVQGVVERPFEMPALSGKVVIEHTSVNPNKELHVGHLRNVVLGDSMARIFRAAGHTVEVQNYIDDTGRQAAESLYAMEHYGRTWDGEQKYDHWLGEGYVRLNADPVKPELEPGIREVMHKLEVGALRPLVEQTVKAQLETCFRVGATYDLLVWESDVVGSGFLTQAMNILEGSEYTAHPDSGKFAGAFVMDVSSFMPGLEEPNVVLRRSDGTAMYVAKDIGYQFWKFGLFEGMRFKPFMTAPDGRAIWTSAPDGEPDTDRRFGHAAEVINVIDSRQKHPQLLVKSSLGVAGQLEKEERSVHLSYEFVNLNGQTISGRKGITLPVDGALEEASRRGFAELSAKNPELAQRADAQEIARRIGVGALRFAMLRNEPSRSFDFDLEKASALNGDTAPYIQYAAVRAANILRKAQEAGHAIDGTGADWEAVPDLDLTLAKQVAKLPEVVAQAVKAHSPHGVAQYALDLATSFNAWYNAKDRQGKPATNVLLSEPGLREARLALVGRLRQAFEETLELIGIEIPAAM encoded by the coding sequence ATGGATCTCAAGGCACAACTCAAACAGGCGGTCGACGACGCAGCAGCGCAGCTCGGGATGCCCGTGGACGCCGCCATTCAGGAAACGCCGGCCAGCAAACCCGGCGATTACGGTACGCCCGCCGCCTTCCAGATGGCCAAGTCCGGCGGGGGCAACCCCGCGCAGATCGCCGCTCAGCTCGCCCAGACCGTCGTGCTGCCAGCGGGCTTCAAGCGGGCCCAGGCGGCCGGGCCTTTCCTGAATTTCTTTCTGGATGGCGGGGTCTTCGTGCAGGGCGTCGTGGAGCGGCCCTTCGAGATGCCCGCGCTGAGCGGCAAGGTCGTGATCGAGCACACCAGCGTGAACCCGAACAAGGAACTGCACGTGGGTCACCTCCGCAACGTCGTGCTGGGCGACTCGATGGCCCGCATCTTCCGTGCGGCGGGACACACGGTAGAAGTGCAGAACTACATTGACGACACCGGTCGGCAGGCGGCCGAGTCGCTGTATGCCATGGAGCATTACGGCCGCACCTGGGATGGAGAGCAGAAGTACGACCACTGGCTGGGCGAGGGCTACGTGCGCCTGAACGCCGATCCGGTCAAGCCTGAGCTGGAACCCGGCATCCGCGAGGTCATGCACAAGCTGGAGGTCGGAGCCCTGCGCCCCCTGGTCGAGCAGACGGTGAAGGCCCAGCTGGAAACGTGCTTCCGCGTGGGCGCGACCTACGACCTGCTGGTGTGGGAATCGGACGTGGTGGGCAGCGGCTTCTTGACGCAGGCCATGAACATCCTGGAAGGCAGCGAGTACACGGCGCACCCGGACAGCGGCAAGTTCGCCGGGGCGTTCGTGATGGACGTCTCGTCGTTCATGCCGGGTCTGGAGGAGCCGAACGTGGTGCTGCGGCGCTCCGACGGCACGGCCATGTACGTGGCCAAGGACATCGGGTACCAGTTCTGGAAATTCGGTCTGTTTGAGGGCATGCGCTTCAAGCCGTTCATGACCGCTCCGGACGGCCGGGCCATCTGGACGAGCGCCCCGGACGGCGAGCCCGACACCGACCGCCGCTTCGGGCACGCGGCCGAGGTGATCAACGTGATCGACTCCCGCCAGAAGCACCCGCAACTGCTCGTGAAGAGCAGCCTGGGGGTCGCCGGGCAGCTTGAGAAAGAAGAGCGCAGCGTGCACCTCAGCTACGAGTTCGTGAACCTGAACGGCCAGACCATCAGCGGCCGCAAGGGCATCACCCTCCCCGTGGACGGAGCGCTGGAGGAAGCCAGCCGCCGGGGCTTCGCGGAACTCAGCGCAAAGAACCCGGAACTGGCACAGCGGGCCGATGCCCAGGAGATTGCCCGGCGCATCGGTGTGGGCGCCCTGCGCTTCGCCATGCTCCGCAACGAGCCTAGCCGCTCCTTCGATTTCGACCTCGAGAAGGCCAGCGCCCTGAACGGTGACACGGCCCCGTATATCCAGTACGCGGCGGTGCGGGCCGCGAACATCCTCCGCAAGGCGCAGGAGGCGGGCCATGCGATCGACGGCACCGGCGCCGACTGGGAGGCCGTGCCCGACCTCGACCTGACGCTGGCCAAGCAGGTCGCCAAGCTCCCGGAGGTCGTGGCGCAGGCCGTGAAGGCCCACTCCCCGCACGGGGTCGCGCAGTACGCCCTGGATCTGGCCACGAGTTTCAACGCCTGGTACAACGCGAAAGACCGGCAGGGCAAACCCGCCACGAACGTCCTGCTGTCGGAGCCCGGCCTGCGTGAGGCGCGGCTCGCCCTGGTCGGCCGCTTGCGTCAGGCCTTCGAGGAGACCCTGGAGCTGATCGGCATCGAGATTCCAGCCGCGATGTAA
- a CDS encoding alpha/beta hydrolase, with amino-acid sequence MNIRLHSLHDYPAGWTSPRPPSRARLPAFLSALLVGSLALSGTTSGDAVASPAPVRVTVPVGRWVRQNTTGGASYLQIPAACAARPCPLVIVSHPRAQTAERMRDSPQVGVLIHALLGANFAVLLSGDGGPNSWGSANALYTSASAHLAAIRSYPWNGHTYALGLSMGGLLALRSALPGAPYEVRGVALIDAWVNLMGAWKSAPSRRTEIRAAYGLTTLTVSAPKVSDYDPLHLTALVPPLPLFIVSSPDDKVVPAVTNAQRLTSYAEPGLSDVVTLSGAHMGGNRFSPAVAARLVAFLQRLEKLAEARQ; translated from the coding sequence ATGAACATCCGGCTCCACTCCCTGCACGACTACCCTGCTGGCTGGACGTCACCGCGCCCACCGTCAAGGGCTAGGCTGCCTGCCTTCCTGTCGGCCCTGCTGGTGGGCAGCCTGGCCCTGAGTGGCACCACCTCCGGCGACGCTGTGGCCAGCCCCGCCCCAGTGAGGGTCACCGTGCCGGTCGGACGCTGGGTCAGGCAGAACACGACCGGCGGCGCGTCGTACCTGCAGATCCCCGCCGCGTGCGCTGCCCGCCCCTGCCCGCTGGTGATCGTGTCCCATCCCCGCGCCCAGACAGCCGAACGCATGCGCGACAGTCCACAGGTGGGCGTCCTGATCCATGCGCTGCTCGGGGCGAACTTTGCCGTTCTGCTGAGCGGCGACGGCGGCCCCAACAGCTGGGGCAGTGCCAATGCCCTGTACACGTCGGCCTCCGCGCACCTGGCCGCCATCCGCTCGTACCCATGGAATGGCCACACCTACGCCCTGGGCCTGAGCATGGGGGGCCTGCTCGCCCTGCGCAGCGCCCTGCCCGGCGCGCCCTACGAGGTGCGCGGCGTGGCCCTGATCGACGCGTGGGTGAACCTGATGGGCGCGTGGAAGTCCGCCCCGTCGCGGCGCACCGAGATCAGGGCGGCCTACGGCCTGACCACCCTGACCGTGAGCGCCCCTAAGGTCTCCGACTACGACCCGCTGCACCTGACGGCGCTGGTGCCGCCCCTGCCCCTGTTCATCGTCAGCAGTCCCGATGACAAGGTCGTGCCCGCCGTCACGAACGCACAGCGCCTCACCAGCTACGCCGAACCCGGCCTGAGCGATGTGGTCACGCTGAGCGGCGCGCACATGGGCGGCAACCGCTTCAGTCCTGCCGTGGCCGCGCGGCTGGTCGCCTTCCTGCAACGGCTGGAAAAGCTCGCCGAAGCGCGCCAGTAA